The following coding sequences are from one Lycium ferocissimum isolate CSIRO_LF1 chromosome 3, AGI_CSIRO_Lferr_CH_V1, whole genome shotgun sequence window:
- the LOC132051075 gene encoding uncharacterized protein LOC132051075: MNQQENQDLASSLPALPRLDRLDRLVQLLEEKHGLSGRDTALKKEEGEEDESKTNLTLSSALEEVHHKGTLMERLALLETRVLQLSQISLDMDEGNTSRSSSSSGHVSITVGQAQDEKSNLQDRKGPDHLVVEEKGLTNEIPSTKKTEQSTITNKSRIKRRISLRKLLGWLRLGC; the protein is encoded by the exons ATGAACCAGCAAGAGAATCAAGACTTGGCTTCTTCCTTGCCTGCTCTTCCACGGTTAGATCGCCTTGATCGCCTA GTGCAGCTTCTGGAAGAGAAACATGGGCTTTCAGGAAGAGATACTGCCTTGAAGAAAGAGGAAGGAGAGGAGGATGAGTCCAAGACTAATCTAACTCTGTCCTCTGCTCTTGAAGAAGTTCATCACAAAGGCACACTCATGGAGCGACTAGCGCTACTTGAGACTCGAGTTTTGCAG TTAAGCCAGATAAGCCTAGATATGGATGAAGGAAACACGTCAAGGTCGAGCTCATCATCAGGGCATGTTTCAATTACAGTAGGCCAAGCCCAGGACGAAAAATCAAATCTCCAGGATAGGAAAGGCCCTGATCATCTTGTAGTCGAG GAAAAAGGCTTGACTAATGAAATACCTTCGACAAAAAAGACAGAACAAAGTACTATTACTAATAAGAGTAGGATTAAGAGAAGGATATCCCTCAGAAAATTGCTTGGGTGGCTCCGACTGGGATGTTAA